The Thamnophis elegans isolate rThaEle1 chromosome Z, rThaEle1.pri, whole genome shotgun sequence genome contains a region encoding:
- the LOC116522475 gene encoding olfactory receptor 14J1-like: protein MANQSFISEFLLLEFSAIRELRIAHFCLFLTLYLATLTGNFLIISAVVFDYHLHTPMYFFLMILAIQDVASVSVLFPNIMINYVLNNRYMSYSGCVTQVLFFISFVGCDVALLTVMAYDRYVAICKPLQYELIMNRRACIQMVGSVWIAGFFYGGLHTGGTFASTFCSNVVNQFFCEIPQLLQLACSDLFLAEIGALIFSALAGVVILIFILVTYIQIFSAVLRIPSVQGRKKALSTCLPHVTVFSVFVTIGCFAYLRSPPQKPSHLDLAITIMYSIIPPMLNPLIYSLRNKEIKKALSKLLHF from the coding sequence atggcAAATCAATCATTCATCTCTGAATTTCTGCTTCTTGAATTCTCAGCAATCAGAGAACTGAGAATTGCACATTTCTGTTTATTTCTGACTTTATATTTAGCGACCCTAACAGGGAATTTTCTTATCATCTCTGCTGTAGTTTTTGATTACCATCTCCACACACCCATGTACTTCTTTCTAATGATTTTGGCCATCCAGGATGTTGCTTCTGTCTCAGTTCTTTTCCCTAATATCATGATCAATTACGTGCTGAACAACAGATATATGTCTTATTCTGGATGTGTTACTCAAGTCCTTTTCTTTATCTCCTTTGTGGGTTGTGATGTTGCCCTTCTTACAGTCATGGCCTATGATCGCTATGTTGCCATTTGCAAGCCTTTGCAATATGAACTGATAATGAATAGGAGAGCTTGCATACAAATGGTTGGAAGTGTGTGGATTGCTGGTTTCTTCTATGGTGGGTTACATACTGGGGGCACTTTTGCGTCAACATTCTGTTCCAATGTTGTCAATCAGTTCTTCTGTGAAATCCCCCAGTTACTGCAGCTTGCTTGCTCTGATTTATTCCTAGCTGAAATTGGAGCTCTAATTTTTAGTGCTCTAGCTGGAGTTGTCATCCTTATTTTCATTCTTGTTACCTACATACAGATATTCTCTGCTGTCCTGAGAATTCCTTCTgttcaagggagaaaaaaagcattGTCTACCTGTCTACCCCATGTCACTGTTTTCTCTGTATTTGTAACTATTGGCTGTTTTGCTTATCTTAGATCCCCACCTCAGAAACCTTCTCACCTGGATTTGGCAATTACTATAATGTACTCCATTATTCCACCCATGCTAAATCCATTAATCTATAGCctgagaaataaagaaattaaaaaagctCTATCAAAGCTGTTACATTTCTGA